One stretch of Podospora pseudoanserina strain CBS 124.78 chromosome 4, whole genome shotgun sequence DNA includes these proteins:
- a CDS encoding hypothetical protein (COG:O; EggNog:ENOG503NU05; MEROPS:MER0000338): protein MQLLRATTCLLLPTLALAAPPVREAPLLTPRGAAASQLIDGSYIVKLRDGSSDAVLQGAVKGLSTQHLYKAGRFKGFAAKLSAAKLAAIRRLPEVEFVEQDAVVQAYDFVTQEDVPWGLARISHRSPGQTSYVYDESAGEGTCSYIIDTGIYVNHTQFTNRAHWLANFIDTDNTDGNGHGTHVAGTIGGVTYGVSKKTSLYAVKVLRASGSGTLAAVIAGIDFVAADFPTRGCPNGATANLSLGASRSTAVNAAAAAAVRAGVFLSVAAGNSADDAFFYSPASEETVCTVGATDEGDVRAWFSNYGEGVDVFAPGVGVESAWIGGPSATNTISGTSMAAPHVAGLASYLLALLGPKTPAELCEYIRETSTNGTITDLPTGTFNGIAFNGNPGAL from the exons ATGCAGCTCCTCCGGGCCACcacctgcctcctcctcccaaccctgGCGTTGGCCGCTCCTCCTGTCAGGGAGGCAcctctcctcaccccccGCGGTGCAGCCGCCTCTCAGCTCATCGACGGGAGCTACATCGTCAAGCTCAGAGACGGCAGCAGCGATGCCGTCCTCCAGGGTGCGGTGAAGGGTTTGAGCACCCAGCACCTCTACAAGGCCGGCCGGTTCAAGGGCTTCGCCGCCAAGCTGTCCGCTGCGAAGCTGGCTGCCATCCGCAGGCTTCCCGAG GTCGAATTCGTCGAACAAGACGCCGTGGTCCAGGCATACGACTTCGTCACCCAGGAGGACGTCCCCTGGGGCCTCGCCCGCATCTCCCACCGCAGCCCAGGCCAGACCTCGTACGTCTACGACGAGTCCGCCGGCGAGGGCACCTGCAGCTACATCATCGACACGGGCATCTACGTCAACCACACT CAATTCACCAACCGCGCCCACTGGCTAGCAAACTTCATCGACACCGACAACACAGACGGCAACGGCCACGGCACCCACGTGGCCGGCACCATCGGCGGCGTCACCTACGGCGTGTCCAAAAAAACAAGCCTCTACGCCGTCAAAGTCCTTCGCGCCTCCGGGTCcggcaccctcgccgccgtcatcgCGGGCATCGACTTTGTCGCCGCCGACTTTCCCACCCGGGGCTGCCCCAACGGCGCGACGGCCAACCTGTCCCTCGGCGCGTCGAGGAGCACGGCCgtcaacgccgccgccgccgccgccgtcaggGCGGGGGTTTTCCTCAGCGTCGCGGCCGGCAACAGCGCCGACGACGCCTTCTTCTACAGCCCAGCGAGCGAGGAGACGGTCTGCACCGTTGGGGCGacggatgagggggatgtgaGGGCTTGGTTTTCGAACtacggggagggggtcgaCGTTTTTGCGCCCGGGGTCGGGGTGGAGAGCGCGTGGATTGGGGGGCCGAGCGCAACG AACACCATTTCGGGAACGTCGATGGCGGCGCCGCATGTGGCCGGTTTGGCTTCGTATCTGCTTGCGCTGCTGGGACCAAAGACGCCGGCGGAGCTGTGCGAGTACATTAGGGAGACGTCCACCAACGGCACCATCACGGACCTGCCCACGGGGACCTTCAACGGGATTGCGTTCAACGGAAACCCGGGGGCTCTGTAA
- the PRP24 gene encoding Splicing factor (EggNog:ENOG503NVZD; COG:A) translates to MASPVGEDNWVDYVDHQLREATDLEARVRVIESFNDAVSAEPGSIKVWMAYCEYFWSLYNDCQPVSDAGWSPEEQEVGRSIFTIDAALNLWQRGYEAVQYRLSDSNELWDRWISLEMELLRRTVTEAGVRRITQLFRNRLTVPHATWDRTSQMFSTFLSEYNRQAYESEMEQITRSAKNAKRLYALRDPFETKLSLAVKSGDTAAVRAEMLEYIDWEIKQHKGKRDALDNFKICLGLFSRALTGVLASDDTTWLNFITLVSTSQSDLKAGRARVSANLVPNMLDVLRRAVHHIPWAGPVWARYILAAEEAALTFADVERIKHAATNSPQLDRDGMTGVLDMYSAWCGYLKRTAMNPKASEEAVDVAEVGLSSALEDVKHWGQRKYGENYQGDPDYRLEKILIQFLTEKKEDIEGARAIWDELSQIPLHANSYDFWLNWYLWEMVVFTAHRAKLRSPTPNTQAQGLLVPSLATRVFTRALKVRTLDWPERILQVYLKHCNDYELAETLREAHDTIYKTRKGVEKRREREARQAAEAALEQAAPADRSEDVPMTDASGSASPGSKRKREPTPAEDDAANKRPRSETNGDDVKRDREHNTVFLWNLPADATQTKIKQFFRDYGHVNNIDLKKGDDDAVALVEFRHSDDARAALIRDGKPFGDRIIQVTPAIDCTLFVTNYPPDADEEYLRNLFKAHGEIHSIRFPSLKENAKRRFCYLTFRERASAEAALKLDGKALGGRCRLVVKISDPAHKQHRQGAQEEERELHVINIPRTMKEDEVQGHFSKAGKVVSVRIPHLGTAFVVMQTKEEAQEAIKLLDKAMFGQHPIKVELSMPKGTKKTATAWGGAEDAGSPASTAAESTVSSGGGGGAARDRKVVILGVPDTMNEARVGNLLKPAGEFVKLTLHARHGGAIVEYKDAASAGKAQLVIDGLEVEAGQKLRVGTTEELFQSKGEKKVAGSDPCARPEPEKQGKKPPTAAQLMPPPPSINRPQVLGRSKPKTGMGTGAPGLGLRTNGVALGGPKKSNADFRSLFLGGGNNGGGGEGGGKVEEEKMKENGSKE, encoded by the coding sequence ATGGCGAGCCCGGTGGGGGAGGACAATTGGGTCGACTATGTCGACCACCAGCTGCGCGAAGCCACCGACCTCGAGGCACGCGTGCGCGTGATTGAGAGCTTCAACGACGCCGTGTCGGCCGAGCCCGGGAGCATCAAGGTCTGGATGGCCTACTGCGAGTACTTTTGGTCGCTCTACAACGACTGTCAACCTGTTAGCGACGCCGGCTGGTCCCCAGAAGAGCAGGAGGTCGGACGTTCCATATTCACCATCGATgccgccctcaacctctgGCAGCGGGGCTACGAGGCTGTCCAGTACCGCCTGTCCGACAGCAACGAACTCTGGGACCGCTGGATCTCGCTCGAAATGGAGCTGCTGAGGCGGACCGTGACCGAGGCCGGTGTTCGCAGAATCACCCAGCTGTTCCGCAATCGGCTGACGGTCCCGCACGCCACCTGGGACAGGACATCCCAGATGTTTTCCACTTTCCTATCCGAGTACAACCGCCAGGCCTACGAGAGCGAGATGGAGCAGATCACGAGGAGCGCCAAGAATGCGAAGCGCCTGTATGCGCTGCGCGACCCCTTCGAGACCAAGCTGTCGCTGGCCGTCAAGTCTGGAGACACGGCAGCGGTACGTGCGGAGATGCTAGAGTACATTGACTGGGAGATCAAGCAGCACAAGGGCAAGCGGGACGCGCTGGACAACTTCAAGATTTGTCTCGGCCTCTTTTCGAGGGCGCTGACAGGCGTGCTGGCGTCGGACGACACTACATGGCTCAACTTTATCACGCTGGTGTCGACCTCCCAGTCGGACCTCAAGGCAGGCCGTGCCCGCGTCTCGGCCAATCTGGTCCCAAACATGCTCGACGTTCTCCGTCGCGCCGTGCATCACATTCCCTGGGCGGGTCCTGTGTGGGCTCGGTACATCttggctgccgaggaggctgcgCTAACCTTTGCCGACGTCGAACGCATCAAGCACGCCGCCACCAACAGTCCCCAGCTTGACAGAGACGGAATGACGGGTGTTTTGGATATGTATTCTGCATGGTGCGGCTATCTCAAGCGAACAGCCATGAACCCCAAGGCCAGCGAAgaggctgttgatgttgccgaAGTGGGTCTCTCCTCTGCCCTCGAGGATGTCAAGCACTGGGGTCAGCGAAAATACGGCGAAAACTACCAGGGCGATCCGGACTACCGCCTCGAGAAGATTCTGATCCAGTTTCTCACCGAAAAGAAGGAAGACATCGAGGGTGCTCGTGCTATCTGGGATGAGCTGTCGCAAATCCCGCTGCACGCCAACAGCTACGACTTTTGGCTCAACTGGTACCTCTGGGAGATGGTAGTCTTCACCGCACACAGAGCCAAACTCCGCAGCCCTACCCCCAACACACAGGCTCAAGGTCTGCTGGTCCCCAGCTTGGCCACCCGCGTTTTCACCAGGGCGCTCAAGGTTAGGACTCTTGACTGGCCCGAACGGATTCTCCAGGTGTACCTCAAGCACTGCAATGACTACGAGCTGGCCGAGACACTGCGCGAGGCCCACGACACCATCTACAAGACGCGCAAGGGGGTCGAGAAGCGCCGAGAACGGGAAGCACGGCAGGCCGCCGAGGCAGCCCTGGAGCAAGCAGCGCCAGCGGACAGGAGCGAAGACGTTCCCATGACAGATGCTTCCGGTTCCGCGTCACCCGGATCCAAGCGCAAGCGAGAGCCGACCCCGGCCGAAGACGATGCTGCTAACAAGCGGCCCAGGAGCGAGACGAACGGGGACGACGTGAAACGGGATCGAGAGCACAACACGGTTTTCTTGTGGAACTTGCCTGCTGACGCCACCCAAACCAAGATCAAGCAGTTCTTTCGGGATTACGGCCACGTCAACAACATCGACCTCAAAAAGGGGGACGACGACGCGGTTGCCCTGGTCGAGTTTCGACACTCGGACGATGCGCGAGCAGCGCTGATCCGCGATGGCAAACCCTTTGGCGACCGGATCATCCAAGTCACCCCGGCCATTGACTGCACGCTGTTTGTCACCAACTACCCCCCAGACGCCGACGAGGAGTACCTCCGCAACCTCTTCAAGGCCCACGGCGAGATCCACAGCATCCGGTTCCCCAGCCTCAAGGAAAACGCGAAGCGGCGGTTTTGCTACCTCACCTTTCGGGAGCGGGCCTCGGCCGAGGCAGCGCTCAAGTTGGACGGGAAGGcgttgggtgggaggtgcAGGCTCGTGGTCAAGATATCCGACCCAGCACACAAGCAGCACCGGCAAGGGGcgcaggaagaggagagagagctgcACGTGATCAACATCCCCCGCACCAtgaaggaggacgaggtccAGGGCCACTTTTCCAAGGCTGGCAAGGTGGTCAGCGTGCGGATCCCGCATCTGGGGACGGCGTTTGTGGTGATGCAGACTAAGGAGGAGGCGCAGGAGGCCATCAAGCTGCTGGATAAGGCCATGTTTGGACAGCATCCAATCAAGGTCGAGCTCTCGATGCCAAAGGGAACGAAGAAGACGGCGACAGCCTGGGGGGGCGCCGAGGATGCCGGATCCCCTGCGTCCACAGCTGCCGAATCAACAGTATCttctggcggcggcggcggtgcggCGAGAGATCGAAAGGTTGTCATTCTGGGCGTTCCTGACACGATGAACGAAGCCCGCGTGGGGAATTTGCTCAAGCCGGCGGGGGAGTTTGTCAAGCTGACGTTGCATGCCCGGCATGGGGGCGCGATTGTTGAGTACAAGGATGCCGCGTCGGCGGGGAAGGCTCAGCTGGTGATCGACGGGCTAGAGGTGGAAGCGGGTCAGAAGCTGCGTGTTGGCACGACGGAGGAGCTGTTTCAGAGCaaaggggagaagaaggtggcggGGAGTGACCCGTGTGCGCGCCCGGAGCCGGAGAAGCAGGGGAAGAAGCCGCCGACGGCTGCGCAGttgatgccgccgccgccgagtaTCAACCGGCCGCAGGTGCTGGGGAGGTCAAAGCCAAAGACGGGTATGGGAACGGGGGCgccggggttggggttgaggacgAATGGGGTTGCTCTTGGTGGGCCGAAGAAGAGTAATGCTGATTTTAGGAGTTTGTTTCTTGGGGGTGGTAATaatggcggtggaggtgagggtggggggaaggtggaagaggagaagatgaaggaaAATGGGAGTAAGGAATGA
- a CDS encoding hypothetical protein (EggNog:ENOG503P48K; COG:S), producing the protein MKLSILPLVAGLATASPVLVDPLADTPSGHEVSIVGLAFAGSGCPAGTVSGQLSSDLTTITLLYANFVAQAGQGISASNYRKNCQLNVKIKYPQGYQFSVFKADYRGYAQIPAGDTGTCKATYYFSGDSKQITSTLTLKGPYDDNYLKTDTFGVESTVWSPCGLEGLLNINSEVRLSPMDAVKPALLTVDSTDLKFVQKHYLQWQKCEE; encoded by the exons ATGAAGCTCTCCATTCTCCCCCTCGTGGCTGGCCTTGCCACGGCCTCTCCGGTTCTCGTTGATCCCCTCGCCGACACCCCGTCTGGCCATGAGGTTTCCATCGTTGGCCTCGCTTTTGCCGGCTCCGGTTGCCCTGCTGGTACTGTCTCGGGCCAGCTCTCTTCTGACCTGACCACCATCACGCTGCTGTACGCCAACTTTGTTGCGCAAGCCGGGCAGGGCATCAGCGCGTCCAACTACCGCAAGAACTGCCAGCTCAACGTCAAGATCAAGTACCCCCAGGGCTACCAGTTCTCCGTCTTCAAGGCCGACTACCGCGGGTACGCTCAGATCCCCGCCGGAGACACGGGCACCTGCAAGGCCACCTACTACTTCTCGGGCGACTCCAAGCAG ATCACCTCAACCCTCACGCTCAAGGGCCCCTACGACGACAACTACCTCAAGACGGACACTTTTGGCGTCGAGTCGACCGTCTGGTCCCCCTGCGGGCTGGAGGggctcctcaacatcaactccGAGGTGCGGCTGTCGCCCATGGACGCGGTCAAGCCCGCCCTCCTTACG GTCGACTCGACGGATCTCAAGTTTGTGCAGAAGCATTACTTGCAGTGGCAAAAGT GCGAGGAGTAA
- a CDS encoding hypothetical protein (EggNog:ENOG503NWAW; COG:A) — MAGKKKTKKPAANPARGFATTSIASKPRADPAEAAADTSAGKGDDAAAPPAADAKDAPQAAGTTNTTNAPKAKELSPEEFERQLEESALQILVDKYAAKVRRDAQRIKTRLETDRRILRGQAETINTKKWLPQELMDHVLDLIQAEARFAASSVTSEGATSRLPPEEDLIIKLWTLQQTLENTDFPKDRVQPALQFALDIAPNISPNVKSDSIWGLEEILDWLARECSKAELPDYSGRKPGSGKAQGDISADSPLPSGATTPFDLEPRRGQKGKNGAPDRSRQPSPKKSNVTYDEDIEPDQLLPLYLETQEKLFEIRRPRQDVAKGKGGAKGNTVADPEEALCLAKLDRIEKDVLFDKYVAEQQWRDKKIALEKDYATAKAEAKKKQAEEEPAPAPIAELDDINEEAERIAAEILAEQDDDEDGALADLFASLPVNEVDPLTGKSNTVMNGADGSKVTIRDFGKWTGVSPIRVLEEACRSRDSSVRISYHVLSDIAFANRHAVKIVWSKPQEIPPPPESTEIEVFMSPTQFVYKMISISTSDLKQSEAYIATTALFCIFGSSGKEEKVALRLPATWKDLWSEMAEAKKNKADGLDREALRHLRDMVRTRMEQELEDGVLIQGFKGRGQNKNLTDSDQSDNERVKRQSFDPEYYRNIWLQKAQTPRFQVMLQSRVQLPMWQFREQVVNAVEQNQVVIVCGETGCGKSTQVPSFLLEDQLMKGRPCKIYCTEPRRISALSLAKRVSEELGENKGDLGTSRSLVGYSIRLESNTCRETRLVYATTGIVMRMLESSNDLQEITHLVLDEVHERSIDSDFLLIVLKKLLIRRKDLKVVLMSATVDAERFSKYLSGAPVLTVPGRTFPVGVAYLEDAVELTGYSLDTRPAKEKFTDLDDDVEAEIDNSSKPELIKALRQYSPRTRNTLAAMDEYQIDFDLVLQLISRIAVDPNYTDFSKAILVFLPGIAEIRTLNDMLLGDKFFAENWLVYPLHSSIATEEQEAAFLVPPPGVRKIVLATNIAETGITIPDVTCVIDTGKHREMRFDERRQLSRLIDTFISRANAKQRRGRAGRVQEGLCFHMFTKYRHDNIMSDQQTPEMLRLSLQELAIRVKTCKIGGIEETLGEALDPPSAKNIRRAIDALVDVRALTASSEELTPLGLQLARLPLDVFLGKLILLGSIFKCLDMTVTVAAILSSKSPFIAPFGQRSQADTVRRGFRKGDSDLLTVYNAYSAWKRVCQSSASSGAEYQFCRKNFLSPQTLANIEDLKGQLITSVVDSGFLQLTAEERQAHNRLRFGGRRRRSGQVFFEIPKRVDGNSDNEVVAQSVIAWSFYPKLLVREGKGWRNVGNNQAIQLHPSSVNKGGGNGEVKWMSYYHIMQNKQFLNAHETTAVDPFAVALLCGDVRADLYSGVLVLDGNRARFAVPDWKTMLVMKVLRARLREMLARCFKSPGRLVTAQQERWLEVWQRIFGLAWEVREREREKGGGGVVGGKELR; from the exons ATGgccggcaagaagaagacaaagaagCCGGCCGCGAACCCGGCTCGCGGCTTTGCGACCACTTCCATCGCATCCAAGCCCAGAGCAGACCCTGCCGAAGCTGCCGCCGACACCTCGGCCGGCAAAGGTGACGATGCCGCCGCCCCGCCAGCCGCTGACGCAAAAGATGCCCCGCAAgccgccggcaccaccaacacgaCCAACGCACCCAAAGCGAAGGAACTCAGTCCCGAAGAATTCGAGCGCCAGTTGGAGGAGTCGGCTTTGCAAATATTGGTGGATAAATACGCGGCCAAAGTCAGAAGAGATGCCCAGAGAATCAAGACCCGCCTCGAGACAGACAGACGGATCCTGCGCGGACAGGCCGagaccatcaacaccaaaaaATGGCTTCCCCAAGAGCTGATGGATCATGTTCTGGATTTGATTCAAGCAGAGGCCCGATTCGCTGCGTCGAGCGTCACATCAGAGGGCGCAACTAGTAGACTACCTCCTGAGGaagacctcatcatcaagctATGGACCCTCCAGCAAACATTGGAGAACACCGACTTTCCCAAGGATAGAGTACAGCCCGCGCTCCAATTCGCTCTCGACATTGCGCCAAACATCTCGCCCAATGTCAAGAGTGATTCTATCTGGGGCCTGGAGGAGATTTTAGACTGGCTGGCCAGGGAATGCTCCAAGGCCGAGCTGCCAGACTACAGTGGACGGAAACCAGGCTCGGGCAAGGCGCAAGGAG ACATCAGCGCTGATTCTCCCCTGCCTTCTGGCGCGACCACGCCCTTTGACCTCGAACCCCGCCGCGGACAAAAGGGCAAGAATGGTGCACCTGATCGATCCCGTCAACCGTCGCCCAAGAAATCGAACGTAACATACGATGAGGATATCGAGCCTGACCAACTGCTGCCTTTGTACCTCGAGACACAGGAGAAACTGTTCGAGATTCGGCGCCCGCGGCAAGATGTGGCCAAAGGCAAGGGTGGTGCCAAGGGAAACACTGTGGCGGACCCAGAAGAGGCTCTTTGCTTGGCCAAGCTCGACAGGATCGAAAAGGATGTGCTCTTTGACAAGTATGTGGCCGAGCAGCAATGGAGAGACAAGAAAATTGCCCTCGAAAAGGACTACGCGACAGCCAAGGCGgaggcaaagaagaaacaggccgaggaggaaccCGCTCCTGCGCCAATAGCCGAGTTAGACGATATCAACGAAGAAGCGGAACGTATTGCCGCTGAGATTCTGGCCGAacaggatgatgacgaggacggtgCTCTGGCCGATCTCTTTGCTAGCTTACCAGTGAATGAGGTTGACCCACTGACTGGAAAGTCCAACACTGTCATGAACGGCGCAGATGGCTCGAAAGTAACCATCAGGGACTTTGGGAAGTGGACTGGCGTGAGCCCAATACGGGTTCTGGAGGAGGCGTGCCGCTCGAGGGACTCATCTGTGAGGATATCATACCATGTTCTCTCCGATATTGCCTTTGCGAACCGACATGCCGTCAAGATTGTCTGGTCCAAACCTCAAGaaatccctcctccgcctgaAAGCACCGAGATCGAGGTCTTTATGTCGCCAACGCAGTTTGTCTACAAGATGATCTCTATCTCTACTTCCGACTTGAAACAGTCTGAAGCCTACATTGCCACAACCGCCCTGTTTTGCATCTTTGGATCCTCgggcaaggaggaaaaggtggcCCTCCGGCTGCCTGCCACTTGGAAGGATCTCTGGTCAGAAatggccgaggccaagaagaacaaggcgGACGGGCTGGACCGCGAGGCCCTCAGACATCTCCGGGATATGGTTCGCACTAGAATGGAGCAGGAACTGGAAGATGGTGTCTTGATTCAGGGCTTCAAGGGGCGTGGCCAGAACAAGAACCTGACGGACTCGGATCAGTCTGACAATGAACGGGTCAAGCGACAATCATTTGATCCCGAGTATTATCGAAATATCTGGTTGCAAAAAGCACAAACCCCTCGGTTTCAAGTTATGCTGCAGTCAAGAGTACAGCTACCCATGTGGCAGTTCCGAGAGCAAGTGGTCAACGCTGTCGAGCAGAATCAGGTGGTGATTGTGTGCGGTGAGACTGGTTGCGGCAAAAGCACGCAGGTCCCCTCGTTTCTTCTCGAAGACCAGCTCATGAAGGGCAGGCCGTGCAAGATTTACTGCACAGAGCCTCGTCGTATCTCGGCCCTCTCGCTGGCCAAGCGCGTCAGTGAGGAGCTGGGAGAGAACAAGGGCGATTTGGGAACATCTCGGTCCTTGGTCGGTTACTCGATCCGTCTCGAGTCCAACACTTGCCGGGAGACGCGGCTTGTGTATGCCACGACTGGTATAGTCATGCGCATGCTCGAGAGCTCCAACGACCTTCAAGAGATCACGCATCTGGTCCTTGATGAGGTCCACGAGCGTTCCATTGACAGCGATTTCCTCTTGATtgtgttgaagaagctgctGATTCGAAGAAAGGACCTCAAAGTGGTGCTCATGTCGGCCACGGTGGATGCTGAGCGGTTCTCCAAGTACCTGAGCGGCGCACCGGTTCTTACCGTTCCTGGCCGGACGTTCCCGGTTGGTGTTGCGTATCTGGAAGATGCCGTCGAGTTGACTGGGTATTCGCTTGACACAAGACCGGCAAAGGAGAAGTTCACCgatttggatgatgatgtcgaggctGAGATTGACAACTCGTCCAAACCTGAACTCATCAAAGCGCTCCGGCAGTACTCGCCCCGTACCCGCAATACCCTGGCGGCGATGGACGAGTATCAGATCGACTTTGATCTGGTGCTTCAGCTGATCTCGAGGATTGCGGTGGATCCGAATTACACAGATTTCAGCAAGGCCAtcttggtcttcttgccGGGTATTGCCGAGATTCGCACCCTCAACGACATGCTGCTGGGTGATAAGTTCTTTGCGGAGAATTGGCTGGTTTACCCCTTGCACTCGTCTATTGCCacggaggagcaggaggcggCGTTTttggtgccgccgccgggtGTTCGCAAGATTGTCCTGGCAACCAATATTGCCGAGACGGGTATCACGATCCCTGATGTGACGTGTGTCATTGACACGGGCAAGCATCGCGAGATGCGCTTCGACGAGAGACGGCAGCTTTCCCGTCTGATTGACACGTTCATCTCCCGCGCCAACGCGAAGCAGCGTCGCGGTCGTGCTGGTCGTGTGCAGGAGGGTCTGTGTTTCCACATGTTTACCAAGTACCGCCACGATAATATCATGAGTGATCAGCAGACCCCTGAGATGCTGCGGCTGTCGCTGCAGGAGCTTGCGATTCGGGTCAAGACGTGCAAGATCGGTGGGATCGAGGAGACGCTGGGCGAGGCGTTGGATCCCCCTTCAGCAAAGAACATTCGGAGGGCTATCGATGCCTTGGTGGATGTTCGTGCCTTGACGGCCTCGTCTGAGGAGCTGACACCGCTCGGTCTGCAGCTTGCCCGTCTACCTCTTGATGTCTTCCTCGGGAAACTGATCCTGCTGGGCTCCATCTTCAAGTGCCTCGACATGACCGTCACGGTGGCGGCGATCCTGTCGTCCAAATCCCCCTTTATCGCCCCCTTTGGCCAGCGCAGCCAAGCCGACACTGTCCGCCGTGGCTTCCGCAAGGGCGACTCGGACCTGTTGACCGTCTACAACGCCTACTCGGCCTGGAAGCGTGTCTGCCAGTCTTCGGCGAGCAGCGGGGCAGAGTACCAGTTCTGCCGCAAGAACTTTTTGTCGCCGCAGACGCTGGCCAACATTGAGGACCTCAAAGGCCAACTCATCACTTCGGTGGTGGACTCTGGCTTCTTGCAGCTgacggccgaggagaggCAGGCGCACAACCGGCTGCGGTTTGgtgggcggaggaggaggagcgggcaGGTGTTTTTTGAGATACCGAAGAGGGTGGACGGCAACAGCGACAATGAGGTTGTGGCGCAGAGCGTGATCGCGTGGAGCTTTTACCCCAagctgctggtgagggaggggaaggggtggaggaacGTGGGGAACAACCAGGCGATCCAGCTGCATCCTAGCAGTGTGAAtaaggggggtgggaatggggaggtgaagtGGATGAGTTATTATCATATTATGCAGAACAAGCA GTTCTTGAACGCTCACGAGACAACGGCTGTGGACCCGTTTGCTGTTGCGCTGCTTTGTGGGGATGTCCGCGCGGATTTGTActcgggggttttggtgCTGGATGGGAACCGGGCGAGGTTTGCGGTGCCGGATTGGAAGACCATGTTGGTTATGAAGGTGCTGAGGGCGAGGCTCAGGGAGATGCTGGCGAGGTGTTTTAAGAGTccggggaggttggtgacggcGCAGcaggagaggtggttggaggTTTGGCAGAGGATTTTTGGGCTggcgtgggaggtgagggagagggagagggagaagggtggtggtggagttgttggggggaaggagttGAGGTAG